In Halobaculum magnesiiphilum, the following proteins share a genomic window:
- a CDS encoding CNNM domain-containing protein has translation MSTPEILFRLVAGIGLILANGFFVAIEFALTRARQFTEEEFVGDTPALERAWEMTQNLEIYLTTCQVGITASSIAVGIVAEPALAALFAPLFENTALAGVGTGALIAFLIINLLHLTHGEQTPTYLGVERSRMVSRYGATPLYYFHMLISPIITFGDWVAKGTLKLFGIEMTGAWLETEEDVIESRADLHRELSSTLEAGDLPEERREEIVNALRVGDRTVSEIMVPPEDIVSLSTGNTAAGNLATMRDHPHTRFPLLGDDGEEFLGIVYVPAFIREVDVLDDPDLDLGEMAAPPMTLSPDATVSDAIDRFQVEGQELALVVSDGEIRGLLTATDAFEEVMGELEDPMDRRAAESDAAA, from the coding sequence ATGAGCACGCCGGAGATCCTGTTCAGACTCGTCGCGGGTATCGGCCTGATCCTCGCGAACGGCTTCTTCGTCGCGATCGAGTTCGCGCTGACGCGTGCGCGCCAGTTCACCGAGGAGGAGTTCGTCGGCGACACGCCGGCGCTGGAACGCGCCTGGGAGATGACCCAGAACCTCGAGATCTACCTGACGACCTGTCAGGTCGGAATCACCGCATCGAGCATCGCCGTCGGGATCGTCGCCGAGCCGGCGCTGGCGGCGTTGTTCGCGCCATTGTTCGAGAACACCGCACTCGCGGGGGTTGGAACCGGGGCGCTGATCGCGTTCCTGATCATCAACCTCCTGCACCTCACCCACGGCGAGCAGACGCCGACGTACCTCGGCGTGGAGCGTTCGCGGATGGTCTCCCGGTACGGCGCGACGCCGCTGTACTACTTCCACATGCTGATCTCGCCGATCATCACGTTCGGTGACTGGGTCGCGAAGGGGACGCTGAAGCTGTTCGGGATCGAGATGACCGGCGCGTGGCTGGAGACCGAGGAGGACGTCATCGAATCGCGCGCGGACCTCCACAGGGAGCTGTCCTCGACGCTCGAGGCGGGCGATCTCCCCGAGGAACGGCGCGAGGAGATCGTCAACGCCCTCCGGGTGGGCGACCGGACGGTCTCGGAGATCATGGTCCCGCCCGAGGACATCGTGTCGCTGTCGACGGGGAACACCGCCGCGGGGAACCTCGCGACGATGCGCGATCACCCCCACACGCGGTTCCCCCTTCTGGGTGACGACGGCGAGGAGTTCCTCGGCATCGTATACGTCCCGGCGTTCATCCGGGAGGTCGACGTGCTCGACGACCCCGACCTCGACCTCGGCGAGATGGCGGCGCCGCCGATGACCCTGTCGCCGGACGCGACCGTCTCCGACGCGATCGACCGGTTCCAGGTCGAGGGACAGGAGCTCGCGCTCGTCGTCTCCGACGGGGAGATCCGCGGGCTGCTCACGGCGACGGACGCCTTCGAGGAGGTCATGGGCGAACTCGAGGACCCCATGGACCGACGCGCCGCCGAGAGCGACGCCGCCGCATGA
- a CDS encoding sugar phosphate isomerase/epimerase family protein gives MDIGVLTVPLGGESRADAFEYLAGIGVETVELGVGGYPGQDHTDREALLADGGARDALRADLDEHGLRVSAFATHNNPLHPDEDTAAEADRELREAVELADEFGVDTVTCFSGLPAGGPNDEVPNWVTAPWPTDHAEAEAYQWEVAEEYWSDLAAHADHHGVDLAIEMHPNMLVYEPHGMLKLRELTNERVGANFDPSHLYWQGIDVTEAIRLLGEHDAIHHVHAKDTRVYESQSREKGVLDTTDYADTENRSWLFRSVGYGHGEEHWKDVVSTLRMVGYDGALSIEHEDALTSSREGMEKAVDLLQRARFETTPDDAYWAE, from the coding sequence ATGGACATCGGCGTACTGACCGTACCACTCGGTGGCGAGTCGCGCGCGGACGCGTTCGAGTATCTCGCCGGGATCGGCGTCGAGACCGTCGAGCTCGGCGTCGGCGGCTACCCCGGACAGGATCACACCGACCGCGAGGCGCTGTTGGCCGACGGGGGCGCGCGCGATGCGCTCCGTGCGGATCTGGACGAGCACGGCCTCCGCGTGAGCGCGTTCGCGACGCACAACAACCCGTTACACCCGGACGAGGATACCGCGGCCGAGGCCGACCGGGAGCTCCGAGAGGCGGTCGAACTCGCCGACGAGTTCGGCGTCGACACCGTCACCTGCTTCTCGGGGCTGCCCGCCGGCGGTCCGAACGACGAGGTTCCCAACTGGGTCACGGCGCCGTGGCCGACCGACCACGCGGAGGCCGAAGCGTATCAGTGGGAGGTCGCCGAGGAGTACTGGTCGGACCTCGCCGCCCACGCCGACCACCACGGTGTCGATCTGGCGATCGAAATGCACCCCAACATGCTCGTGTACGAGCCCCACGGCATGCTGAAGCTGCGGGAGCTGACGAACGAGCGCGTCGGCGCCAACTTCGACCCCTCGCACCTCTACTGGCAGGGGATCGACGTGACCGAGGCGATCCGCCTGCTCGGCGAGCACGACGCGATCCACCACGTCCACGCGAAGGACACGCGGGTGTACGAGTCGCAGTCGCGCGAGAAGGGCGTGCTCGACACGACCGACTACGCCGACACCGAGAACCGGTCGTGGCTGTTCCGCTCGGTCGGCTACGGCCACGGCGAGGAACACTGGAAGGACGTGGTCAGCACGCTCCGGATGGTCGGCTACGACGGCGCGCTCTCGATCGAACACGAGGACGCGCTCACCTCCTCCCGGGAGGGCATGGAGAAGGCCGTCGACCTCCTGCAGCGCGCGCGCTTCGAGACCACCCCCGACGACGCCTACTGGGCGGAATAA
- a CDS encoding Gfo/Idh/MocA family protein — protein MTDEPIDIGVLGYRFMGKAHANALDRLPMFFEDAPETNRHTVIGRDEEALAEAAETLGFEHTATDWRDVIDEVDAFYNLGPNHLHVEPSIAALEAGTPVLCEKPLAPTLSGAEEMRDAAADADMPAACAFNYRFVPAIRYAKRLIDAGEIGEIRQVRGRYLQDWLSDPEAPWSWRNDEEMAGSGALGDLGAHTVDLARFLVGDRVGEAASVSGHLKTFTEERPVEGADGETRPVTVDDAYSAQVEYDSGAMGTFEASRVTEGHKNDHTIAVHGSEGSLEFSLERLNELEVMTGDARGYETVLVTDEDDPYIDHWWPPGHVIGWEHTFVHENYEFLKSVARGEDFSPSFEDAYEVQRVLDAVERSDAEGVRVALD, from the coding sequence ATGACCGACGAACCCATCGACATCGGCGTCCTGGGGTATCGCTTCATGGGAAAGGCGCACGCGAACGCGCTCGACCGCCTACCCATGTTCTTCGAGGACGCGCCCGAGACGAACCGCCACACGGTGATCGGCCGCGACGAGGAGGCGTTGGCCGAGGCCGCCGAGACCCTCGGCTTCGAGCACACCGCGACCGACTGGCGCGACGTGATCGACGAGGTGGACGCCTTCTACAACCTCGGGCCGAACCACCTCCACGTCGAGCCGTCGATCGCCGCGCTGGAGGCGGGCACGCCCGTTCTCTGTGAGAAGCCGCTGGCGCCGACGCTTTCGGGCGCCGAGGAGATGCGCGACGCCGCCGCCGACGCGGACATGCCCGCCGCCTGCGCGTTCAACTACCGGTTCGTCCCCGCGATCCGCTACGCGAAGCGGCTGATCGACGCCGGCGAGATCGGAGAGATCCGGCAGGTCCGCGGCCGGTACCTCCAGGACTGGCTGTCGGACCCCGAGGCGCCGTGGAGCTGGCGCAACGACGAGGAGATGGCCGGCTCGGGCGCGCTCGGCGACCTCGGCGCGCACACGGTCGACCTCGCGCGCTTCCTCGTCGGCGACCGCGTCGGCGAGGCCGCGAGCGTCTCCGGCCACCTGAAGACGTTCACCGAGGAGCGCCCGGTCGAGGGCGCCGACGGCGAGACGCGACCCGTCACGGTCGACGACGCTTACTCCGCGCAGGTGGAGTACGATTCGGGCGCGATGGGGACGTTCGAGGCCTCCCGGGTGACGGAGGGCCACAAGAACGACCACACGATCGCCGTCCACGGGAGCGAGGGGAGCCTCGAATTCTCGCTGGAGCGGCTGAACGAGCTGGAGGTGATGACCGGCGACGCGCGCGGGTACGAGACCGTGCTCGTCACCGACGAGGACGACCCGTACATCGACCACTGGTGGCCCCCGGGCCACGTCATCGGCTGGGAACACACGTTCGTCCACGAGAACTACGAGTTCCTGAAGAGCGTGGCGCGAGGCGAGGACTTCTCCCCGAGCTTCGAGGACGCCTACGAGGTCCAGCGCGTGCTCGACGCCGTCGAGCGCTCCGACGCCGAGGGCGTTCGCGTCGCTCTCGATTGA
- a CDS encoding NADH-ubiquinone oxidoreductase-F iron-sulfur binding region domain-containing protein — MTTADAAATTVRVAFDVPEGRAALEAARRAADAARDPEGPPIETLAVGSPGTVHLPLVAVTRGDRTVVHRSVDPNEAASLVSLLADGDDDLPVDGASAVVDHEPGPEDFPVGDGALSAGTRRTLHGAGWIDPTAFQSPAILGADALTAISDLGVRGRGWGDARQDEPLAAGWREARDADGDPVVVINGLDADPKADGDGLLLGSLAGRVMAGAVVAASATDAEDIVAVVPQDDPVVADRVRAVADRVGDETDLTVELVSAGADYMTAEHTAVLESLEGNDRIEARRRPPGPETWGLFERPTLVHTPRTLAAVERAVADPDALDADAADPGTRLVTVVGPERRTVELSTDSSLSRALVAGEFGGEATGRTGGTDGSGAFACVGGQFGGLTRDLDTPASAPALRGAGLGTNGSIEPFAAGADGGCPVVVAGRRMRVAREDNCGRCVPCRTGSVRAHELLREVYAGEFAESRLRELARTMEHTSLCGFGTDAARPLATALDEFAADLRAHADGRCPAGVCDP, encoded by the coding sequence ATGACGACAGCCGACGCGGCCGCGACGACGGTCCGGGTCGCGTTCGACGTCCCCGAGGGGCGTGCGGCCCTGGAGGCGGCCCGGCGGGCCGCCGACGCCGCAAGGGACCCAGAGGGACCGCCGATCGAGACGCTGGCGGTCGGGTCGCCCGGGACGGTTCACCTCCCGCTCGTCGCCGTGACACGCGGCGACCGGACCGTCGTCCACCGGTCGGTCGACCCGAACGAGGCCGCGAGCCTGGTGAGCCTGCTCGCCGACGGCGACGACGACCTCCCCGTCGACGGTGCGTCCGCCGTCGTCGACCACGAGCCTGGCCCCGAGGACTTCCCCGTCGGCGACGGCGCCCTGTCGGCCGGAACGCGACGCACGCTCCACGGCGCCGGATGGATCGACCCGACCGCGTTCCAGTCGCCGGCGATCCTCGGTGCCGACGCGCTGACGGCGATCTCGGACCTCGGCGTTCGCGGTCGGGGCTGGGGCGACGCCCGACAGGACGAACCGCTGGCGGCGGGCTGGCGCGAGGCCCGCGACGCCGACGGCGACCCGGTCGTCGTGATCAACGGCCTCGACGCGGACCCCAAGGCCGACGGCGACGGACTTCTCCTCGGGAGCCTCGCCGGTCGAGTGATGGCGGGCGCGGTCGTCGCCGCCAGCGCGACCGACGCCGAGGACATCGTTGCCGTCGTCCCCCAGGACGACCCGGTCGTCGCCGACCGCGTGCGCGCCGTCGCCGACCGCGTCGGCGACGAGACGGATCTGACGGTGGAACTCGTGAGCGCCGGCGCCGACTACATGACCGCCGAGCACACCGCCGTGCTGGAGTCGCTGGAGGGGAACGACCGGATCGAGGCGCGGCGGCGGCCGCCCGGGCCCGAGACCTGGGGACTGTTCGAGCGCCCGACCCTGGTGCATACGCCGCGGACGCTCGCGGCCGTCGAGCGGGCGGTCGCCGACCCCGACGCCCTCGACGCCGACGCCGCCGATCCCGGAACCAGGCTCGTGACCGTCGTCGGCCCCGAGCGGCGCACGGTCGAGCTGTCCACCGATTCGAGCCTCTCGCGCGCGCTCGTCGCGGGTGAGTTCGGCGGAGAGGCGACCGGACGGACCGGGGGAACCGACGGGTCCGGCGCGTTCGCCTGCGTCGGCGGGCAGTTCGGGGGGCTGACCCGCGACCTCGACACTCCGGCGTCGGCGCCCGCGCTGCGCGGGGCCGGGTTGGGGACCAACGGCTCGATCGAGCCGTTCGCGGCGGGCGCCGACGGCGGCTGTCCGGTCGTCGTCGCGGGACGCCGGATGCGGGTCGCCCGCGAGGACAACTGCGGGCGGTGTGTCCCGTGTCGCACGGGCAGCGTCCGCGCCCACGAACTGCTGCGGGAGGTGTACGCCGGCGAGTTCGCGGAGTCGCGGTTGCGGGAACTGGCGCGGACGATGGAACACACCTCGCTGTGCGGCTTCGGGACCGACGCGGCCCGGCCGCTCGCGACCGCGCTCGACGAGTTCGCGGCCGACCTGCGCGCGCACGCCGACGGTCGCTGTCCCGCGGGGGTGTGTGACCCGTGA
- the fdhF gene encoding formate dehydrogenase subunit alpha has product MSADEQDGDDPLPRVPDATRVSDPRTSTPVTETFAPGTASDPPVGTAENDDAGCGCGSCGCGDDAGPVDSSASVADDAESVTVVVDGAEVSVAAGATLLDAMERVDHEGTVPALCAYDRDGGDCSDDIGPRSTCRTCTVEADGELVAACSHPAEGGTEVRTDDPDARESREVNLDLVLSDHNLRCTTCNQNGRCELQDAAIETGVEEPRFGVFDERAEYEPLDDTSPFIQIDRNKCITCARCVDACNDVQVSGVLRIEGTGEDTEIGFQSDAGTMADSACVSCGHCATVCPTGSLTERGLAGLATLPIPGFTHANSVGTSLTAEAEKAARATSETGGRRGAGGGPGDANGATEDAAGSGDAGATATAGRDDPRGPSPTRERAESDGLASALRWAKRTASDAGRSAMLAGEHAAESLAARTMKEGWLFDAASRVADHRLKEVEFTETTCGFCAVGCRFQLVSKGDEVLGAVPTDDPDDAPVNDFSTCVKGKFGYEFANSDERLTTPLVRGEDGELREASWEEALSRVAEGFESIRERSGPDALATFASSKCTNEENFLMQKFARGVLGTKNIDNCARLCHSSTVAALKQTLGYGAMSNRINEDIGEADAYLITGSNTTESHPVLATRIKRNVDAGADLVVFDPRRVEIAEHASQYVRTEPGYDVAWINGLIRYIVANDLHDAEFVEDRTRNFEALREKVEPFTPEEVERLAGVAPEDLKRAAESVAAADSVVFGWAMGMTQHSHGTQNVLALADLALVTGNLGKPGAGVSPFRGHNNVQGGGGDMGTLPNLLPGYRDPGDPDVLDEFEDAWGVRPPAEEGLTVPEVFDEALAGNVEGLYVMGENPALSEPDLAHAEEALQALDFLVVQDVFPTETAAYADVVLPAATFSEKEGTFTNTERRVQLVGKATKPPGDARQDWTIIQALANRIDHAGDAWAYDGPAEVMDEISEVAPIYGGVTHDRLSDEGGLQWPCEDESDPGTPYLYEEEFNFSDGKARFVPADTGEPGDLPSEEFPLTMTTGRVLYHWHTGTLTRKVEGLLDHVGEAFVEVNPQTAERLGIADGERVRVESPRGAIEVRAEIGDRPGDGVVFVPMHFADGAVNRLTGDHVDPTSGIPEYKVSSVRIRRLGDEREPESSRPPADTDSDGVAGDD; this is encoded by the coding sequence GTGAGCGCCGACGAGCAGGACGGGGACGATCCGCTCCCCCGGGTCCCGGACGCGACGCGGGTGTCGGATCCGCGAACGTCGACGCCGGTGACCGAGACGTTCGCGCCCGGGACGGCGTCGGATCCGCCGGTCGGGACCGCCGAGAACGACGACGCCGGATGCGGCTGCGGGTCGTGTGGATGTGGCGACGACGCCGGCCCAGTCGACAGCAGCGCGTCTGTCGCCGACGACGCCGAGTCCGTGACCGTCGTCGTCGACGGCGCCGAGGTGTCGGTGGCCGCGGGCGCGACCCTGCTCGACGCGATGGAGCGCGTCGACCACGAGGGAACCGTCCCGGCGCTGTGCGCGTACGACCGCGACGGCGGCGACTGCTCGGACGACATCGGGCCGCGCTCGACGTGCCGGACCTGCACCGTCGAGGCCGACGGGGAGCTGGTGGCGGCGTGCTCGCACCCGGCCGAGGGGGGGACCGAGGTCCGCACCGACGACCCTGACGCGCGCGAGAGCCGCGAGGTGAACCTCGATCTCGTCCTCTCGGATCACAACCTCCGGTGTACCACCTGCAACCAGAACGGCCGCTGTGAGCTACAGGACGCCGCGATCGAGACGGGCGTCGAGGAGCCACGGTTCGGCGTGTTCGACGAGCGCGCGGAGTACGAGCCGCTGGACGACACCTCGCCGTTCATCCAGATCGACCGCAACAAGTGCATCACCTGCGCGCGCTGCGTCGACGCCTGCAACGACGTGCAGGTGTCGGGCGTCCTCCGGATCGAGGGGACCGGCGAGGACACCGAGATCGGCTTCCAGTCGGACGCAGGGACGATGGCCGACTCGGCGTGCGTCTCCTGCGGCCACTGCGCGACGGTGTGCCCGACGGGCTCGCTGACCGAGCGGGGGTTGGCCGGGCTGGCGACGCTGCCGATCCCCGGGTTCACCCACGCCAACAGCGTCGGGACGTCGCTGACGGCGGAGGCCGAGAAGGCAGCCCGGGCGACGAGCGAGACGGGCGGCCGGCGCGGAGCCGGCGGCGGACCCGGGGACGCGAACGGTGCGACCGAGGATGCCGCCGGCAGCGGCGACGCGGGCGCGACCGCAACCGCCGGACGCGATGACCCTCGCGGCCCCTCGCCGACCCGCGAGCGCGCCGAGTCGGACGGCCTCGCCTCGGCGCTGCGGTGGGCGAAGCGAACGGCGAGCGACGCCGGCCGGTCGGCGATGCTCGCGGGCGAACACGCCGCCGAGTCGCTGGCTGCGCGGACGATGAAGGAAGGCTGGCTGTTCGACGCCGCGAGCCGGGTCGCCGACCACCGCCTGAAGGAGGTGGAGTTCACCGAGACGACCTGCGGCTTCTGTGCGGTCGGCTGTCGCTTCCAGCTGGTCTCGAAGGGAGACGAGGTGCTCGGGGCGGTGCCGACCGACGACCCCGACGACGCCCCGGTGAACGACTTCTCGACGTGCGTGAAGGGGAAGTTCGGCTACGAGTTCGCGAACTCGGACGAGCGGCTGACGACGCCGCTGGTGCGCGGCGAGGACGGCGAGCTTCGGGAGGCGTCGTGGGAGGAGGCGCTGTCCCGGGTCGCCGAGGGGTTCGAGTCGATCCGCGAGCGCTCGGGGCCGGACGCGCTGGCGACGTTCGCCTCCTCGAAGTGCACGAACGAGGAGAACTTCCTGATGCAGAAGTTCGCGCGGGGCGTCCTCGGGACGAAGAACATCGACAACTGCGCGCGCCTGTGCCACTCCTCGACGGTCGCGGCGCTGAAGCAGACGCTCGGCTACGGCGCGATGTCCAACCGCATCAACGAGGACATCGGAGAGGCCGACGCCTACCTCATCACCGGGTCGAACACGACCGAGAGCCACCCCGTGCTCGCGACGCGGATCAAGCGCAACGTCGACGCCGGCGCGGACCTGGTCGTCTTCGACCCCCGGAGGGTCGAGATCGCCGAGCACGCGAGCCAGTACGTGCGCACCGAGCCGGGCTACGACGTGGCGTGGATCAACGGCCTGATCCGATACATCGTCGCCAACGACCTCCACGACGCCGAGTTCGTCGAGGATCGGACGCGAAACTTCGAGGCCCTCCGCGAGAAGGTGGAGCCGTTCACGCCCGAGGAGGTGGAGCGGCTCGCGGGCGTCGCCCCCGAGGACCTGAAGCGGGCGGCCGAGAGCGTCGCCGCCGCCGACTCGGTCGTCTTCGGGTGGGCGATGGGGATGACCCAGCACAGCCACGGCACCCAGAACGTCCTCGCGCTGGCGGACCTCGCGCTCGTCACCGGCAACCTCGGCAAGCCGGGCGCCGGCGTCTCGCCGTTCCGCGGCCACAACAACGTCCAGGGCGGCGGCGGCGACATGGGAACCCTCCCGAATCTCCTGCCCGGCTACCGCGACCCCGGCGACCCGGACGTACTCGACGAGTTCGAGGACGCGTGGGGCGTCCGGCCGCCAGCCGAGGAGGGGTTGACGGTGCCGGAAGTGTTCGACGAGGCGCTCGCGGGCAACGTGGAGGGGCTGTACGTGATGGGCGAGAACCCCGCGCTGTCGGAGCCCGATCTCGCCCACGCGGAGGAAGCGTTGCAGGCGCTGGACTTCCTCGTCGTGCAGGACGTCTTCCCCACCGAGACGGCCGCGTACGCCGACGTGGTGCTCCCGGCGGCGACGTTCTCCGAGAAGGAGGGCACGTTCACGAACACCGAGCGGCGCGTCCAGTTGGTCGGGAAGGCGACGAAGCCCCCGGGCGACGCGCGCCAGGACTGGACGATCATCCAAGCGCTGGCGAACCGGATCGACCACGCGGGCGACGCGTGGGCGTACGACGGTCCGGCCGAGGTGATGGACGAGATCAGCGAGGTGGCGCCGATCTACGGCGGGGTCACCCACGACCGCCTCAGCGACGAAGGGGGGCTCCAGTGGCCCTGCGAGGACGAGTCGGACCCGGGGACGCCGTACCTGTACGAGGAGGAGTTCAACTTTTCCGACGGAAAGGCGCGGTTCGTGCCGGCCGACACGGGCGAGCCGGGGGATCTCCCGAGCGAGGAGTTCCCGCTCACGATGACGACGGGGCGCGTGCTGTACCACTGGCACACGGGGACGCTGACGCGGAAGGTGGAGGGGCTGCTCGATCACGTCGGCGAAGCGTTCGTCGAGGTGAACCCCCAGACGGCCGAGCGACTCGGCATCGCCGACGGGGAGCGCGTCCGCGTCGAGTCCCCCCGCGGCGCCATCGAGGTGCGCGCCGAGATCGGCGACCGCCCCGGCGACGGCGTCGTGTTCGTCCCGATGCACTTCGCCGACGGCGCCGTGAACCGGCTCACCGGCGACCACGTCGATCCGACGAGCGGCATCCCCGAGTACAAGGTGTCGAGCGTCCGGATCCGACGCCTCGGCGACGAGCGGGAGCCCGAGTCGTCGCGCCCGCCGGCCGACACCGATTCGGACGGCGTCGCGGGCGACGACTGA
- a CDS encoding translation initiation factor eIF-2B, protein MIDETVAEIREMQTHSSSVVAVKAARALRELLDREYATLDEFERDLDHNAGALRRANPSHASLHRTMRAVADDVLGNAETVEGGKDLLEAAVDREVDRIETGKREAAANAADTFEDGETFLTHDYSSTVLEAIESAVAGGTHLTAYVTEARPRFLGRKTARTLAAMDRVDAHLSVDAAAGHLLREVEPDRVVVGMDCIVEDTLYNRIGTFPIAAAAAEVGVPVTVVGSGTKVIDGGFRFENEFRPPTEVMLEPADGITLENPAYDATPMHLVGEVITDEGVIDR, encoded by the coding sequence ATGATAGACGAGACGGTCGCCGAGATCCGGGAGATGCAGACGCACTCCTCGTCGGTCGTCGCGGTGAAGGCCGCCCGCGCGCTGCGGGAGCTGCTCGACCGCGAGTACGCCACGCTCGACGAGTTCGAGCGCGACCTGGACCACAACGCGGGGGCGCTGCGGCGCGCCAACCCCTCGCACGCGAGCCTCCACCGGACGATGCGCGCGGTCGCCGACGACGTGCTCGGCAACGCCGAGACCGTCGAGGGCGGAAAAGACCTCCTCGAAGCGGCGGTCGACCGGGAGGTCGACCGGATCGAGACCGGGAAGCGCGAGGCCGCGGCCAACGCCGCGGACACCTTCGAGGACGGCGAGACGTTCCTCACGCACGATTACTCCTCGACGGTGTTGGAGGCGATCGAGTCGGCTGTCGCCGGCGGCACGCACCTGACGGCGTACGTCACCGAGGCGCGGCCGCGGTTCCTCGGCCGCAAGACAGCGCGGACGCTCGCGGCGATGGACCGCGTCGACGCCCACCTCTCGGTCGACGCCGCCGCGGGTCACCTCCTGCGCGAGGTCGAGCCCGACCGCGTCGTCGTCGGTATGGACTGCATCGTCGAGGACACCCTCTACAACCGGATCGGGACGTTCCCGATCGCGGCCGCCGCCGCGGAGGTCGGCGTCCCGGTCACCGTCGTCGGCTCGGGGACCAAGGTCATCGACGGCGGGTTCCGATTCGAGAACGAGTTCCGCCCGCCAACCGAGGTGATGCTCGAACCCGCCGACGGCATCACCCTGGAGAACCCCGCCTACGACGCGACGCCCATGCACCTCGTCGGCGAGGTCATCACCGACGAGGGCGTGATCGATCGCTGA
- the priS gene encoding DNA primase small subunit PriS: MNRRTREYLRGRFGDYYRSASVSPPPQANEREWGHIPFTAGDGTTMVRHQSLLDIGEVGEFLARETPRHAYFSAARYDDPANKRMSDKGWRSADLVFDLDADHLPGVDPEETSYGEMLAACKEELLALLDVLGDDFGFADDDMQVVFSGGRGYHVHVRDDAVADLDSTARREVVDYVRAVDLNYDGLIERRPNERGTTLQKQLRREGGWGRRVHEELVAYAEGLRAMDEADALAELQELDGVGEKTARTIYGVLERNPEGVKSGNVELGPGASTLVRAIAERVTAEQTAPIDEPVTTDIRRLIRLPGSIHGGSGLLVCPLERDAVDEFDPLTDAVPDRFRGRDILVDVHDPGPVDVGDDRDKVEEGIVSVPEYLGVFLMARGRAEKSRE, translated from the coding sequence ATGAACCGCCGCACCCGCGAGTACCTGAGGGGACGCTTCGGCGACTACTACCGGAGCGCGTCCGTCTCCCCGCCGCCGCAGGCCAACGAGCGCGAGTGGGGACACATCCCATTCACCGCGGGCGACGGCACCACGATGGTTCGCCACCAGTCGCTGCTTGACATCGGCGAGGTGGGCGAGTTCCTCGCGCGCGAGACGCCGCGCCACGCCTACTTCTCGGCCGCCCGGTACGACGACCCGGCGAACAAGCGGATGAGCGACAAGGGGTGGCGCTCGGCCGACCTCGTGTTCGACCTCGACGCCGACCACCTCCCCGGCGTCGACCCCGAAGAGACGAGCTACGGGGAGATGCTCGCCGCCTGCAAGGAGGAACTGCTCGCGCTGTTGGACGTCCTCGGGGACGACTTCGGCTTCGCGGACGACGACATGCAGGTAGTCTTCTCCGGCGGCCGCGGCTATCACGTCCACGTCCGCGACGACGCCGTCGCCGACCTCGACTCGACGGCGCGACGTGAGGTCGTCGATTACGTCCGCGCGGTCGACCTCAACTACGACGGGCTCATCGAGCGTCGACCCAACGAGCGCGGGACGACCCTCCAGAAGCAGCTCCGCCGCGAGGGCGGGTGGGGGCGGCGCGTCCACGAGGAACTCGTCGCCTACGCCGAGGGCCTGCGTGCGATGGATGAGGCCGACGCGCTCGCGGAGCTCCAGGAACTCGACGGCGTCGGCGAGAAGACCGCCCGAACCATCTACGGGGTGCTCGAACGCAACCCGGAAGGGGTGAAATCGGGCAACGTCGAGTTGGGGCCCGGCGCCTCGACGCTCGTTCGGGCGATCGCCGAGCGCGTCACCGCCGAGCAGACCGCCCCCATCGACGAGCCAGTGACGACCGACATCCGCCGGCTCATCCGGCTCCCCGGCTCCATCCACGGCGGCAGCGGCCTGCTCGTGTGCCCGCTGGAGCGCGACGCCGTCGACGAGTTCGACCCGCTGACCGACGCCGTCCCCGATCGCTTCCGCGGCCGGGACATCCTCGTGGACGTGCACGACCCGGGCCCGGTCGACGTGGGCGACGATAGAGATAAGGTGGAGGAGGGAATCGTCTCTGTCCCGGAGTACCTCGGCGTGTTCCTCATGGCGAGAGGACGCGCGGAGAAGTCGCGCGAGTAG
- the bcp gene encoding thioredoxin-dependent thiol peroxidase gives MLDTGTDAPAFSLPDHVGREVSLSEFEGRRLVLYFYPRADTPGCTTEACGFRDAYDEFQERDAAILGVSDDPADDLTDFARKHDLPFPLLSDEDGSVADAYDSYGEKNVFGNVVEGVFRNTYLIGPDGTIERTYEGVSPEDHAEELLADIDELREAES, from the coding sequence ATGCTCGACACCGGCACCGATGCGCCCGCGTTCTCGCTTCCCGATCACGTCGGCCGCGAGGTCTCGCTCTCGGAGTTCGAGGGGCGACGCCTCGTCCTCTACTTCTACCCCCGGGCCGACACGCCCGGCTGCACGACCGAGGCGTGCGGCTTCCGCGACGCGTACGACGAGTTCCAGGAGCGCGACGCGGCGATCCTCGGCGTGAGCGACGACCCGGCCGACGACCTCACCGACTTCGCGCGGAAGCACGACCTCCCGTTCCCGCTGCTGTCCGACGAGGACGGCTCCGTCGCCGACGCGTACGACTCCTACGGCGAGAAGAACGTCTTCGGCAACGTCGTCGAGGGCGTGTTCCGCAACACGTACCTCATCGGCCCCGACGGGACGATCGAACGGACCTACGAGGGGGTCTCCCCGGAGGACCACGCCGAGGAACTGCTCGCGGACATCGACGAGCTGCGCGAGGCCGAGTCGTAA